The DNA segment aaaacagccccagctattcatTTGGATTAGTTCTATTTAATCAGTTGACAACTTAGAAATAAAATACATCTTAGCTGAGTATGAGGCATGATAATTATCTCCTTGGTATAACTTTAGTTTTTTTATGACTTACTGCATTCATGTTAGTGGTGCAAACGCCTGGTGTAGGACCCTTGTCCTGCTATACAGAGCCTGGCAAACCAGCTGAATAATGTTCCTTTGTATGTAGAGTAAGCGGTGATCTAATCAAgatgtttaaaataataaaagattCGACAGAGTGGATAGATGCATGACAGTGATGATGTCCCTATCTCTAGGCTGTAAGTGCTGTGTTCAAGTTGCACACCATGACTTTTTGGCCATGTGCTTGCAATGTGGTCAAAGCAGGTTAGACATCAGCCTATAAATCCCTTTAATGCACATCATCAATGCATTGGTCCATGGCCCAATCCTCAGAAACAAGGATGTGAGAAAAGACAGGAGAAAATGaacactgcagttgctggaaatcagagtcgaaaagcacagcaggtcaggcagcatccgaggagcaaaagaatcgatgtttcggacataagcccttcatcaggaatgtgagaaaagacagacaaacaaatgTAGGGATGTTTTATCTTCTAGTTTCGGATTGCAGAACAACATCTCTCAATCTTAAATTAAAGTTCAGCCTTTTGGGACTTAAGTCAAGAAGCTTTTGTGTGGGGAACAAAATGGTTATGAAAATCTGGAACTATTGATTCCAAAAGCCCGAGAACTTTTGGACTGTTAAACTTTCAAGACTAAAATTGATTGATTTGAGGGTATTGTGGGATATGGATCAAAGATCGCGAAATGGATTTGAGGTATAGTTCAGCTGTGATTTGATTAACTGATGGAGTAGTTTCAAGCCCAGTAACTAAACATGTCTTTATTTTTGTCCTTCCCACTCCCACCTTCAAATGGACTAGGAATATCTGGTGACATACGTAAGAAAGAGTTGTATATTTCGGAGGGGTCACACATTTGGGCACTATCAGTTGGCAGCTCCAACCATTCTCGTCTGATTTATCAGAGTGACAGATTTATCAGTGATCTCTCTGCAGACTGGCTCTACGGCAAGCTTTATTTTGTCATAGACAAACAGGTAAACATTCTTGATGTGTCCTTGTTTATGATGCTTCCTGACTAAGATGATAATTTCCAAGTTTTGTTTGCTACTTTACTCAAAAATGCATGACTAGATATATAATCTAGAAAGTTCCTCTTCTTGTTGCTCTTTGACAAATTGTGTTCTAGAAATTTCTGCCTTATTTTACTTGCAAAAACATTATTGTCTGGTAAGTTGAAATTTCCAGCGATTGTAGTTAGTTTTGTACCAATTGATTACTATTTCATTGCATAGTTCCTGATTTAAGGCATCCACCTGGCCTGGGCGGTCATTGGCACACCTCCAATAGTCACAAACAAAACGTCTATTCGTTCTGTGCAAAGCAATTCTGTGTCTGCTCATTGAGCTATTTCCATGTTGGGTTAATGTCCTGTTTTCTGTGTGGACCTCCCAAGTTCCTGCAATGATGATGCTTGCTGGAATTTTAATATTTGCCCATCCTCCCACAATAAAATGCATGTAATTTGTTTAGCATTGGGTAGCCATTGACGTCTTGAAATGACATTGTAGTTTTGGCAATCCCATTGTATATGTTGAATGATAAAAAATTCATCAGTCTTTCTTTGTAGGTACTACGATGTGATGTGAGAAACTGCTCCACCGAAGTTGTCATTTCATTCACTTCTTCTCCAGTTAAAACAGTAGCAGACCCATTCAATGGGTGAGTCACATTGCCTATGTAAACCTGTGATCCCAGTTTTGCCAGCTATTTTCACTGGTTTCTTATGAATTCAGCAATCTAATACGGGGGTTTTTATACCGCTGGAGTTTTAAGTCCTTTCTTCATCTTTCAGAATTGAGAGTTATGTTTCAGTAGCATTTTAAATTGGTTGTCTGTGGGCCAGGTAAAATTGCTATTTATCTTATTGATGTGTGTGTTGAATATTCTATATCTCGGACTTATGTGAAGATAGCGCGTCAGTTTCTCTGTGTAGGAATTGTATTTATAAGagtatttttttctaaattgcCTGCTTTGTTATTACAGCTACTTGCTTTCAGCAACTTCTACAGTTTTTGTTTTTCTGAATTCACACGAAGTTTAACTTAACAAATCGAGTGAGCATCAATAGTAAATGGACTCATAATCAAACAGAGAAGAACTGAATTATACAATGTGttggtcagtttttttttcccctggttgGTTGAGGTTATCTTTATCTCCCTTATTTGTCTTTATTAATCAAGTGGTGTATAatctttctccttttgttttgttcaatttCATAAGCAATTAAAAAAAACGTCACCGTGACAGTTCTTCACCtgcccctttttaaaatattttcaagggAATGAGGAACTGAGGGTTCCTGGCTTGGCCAGCAGTTGCTGCTCTCTCCCAAAGACTACTGCCTTTCGAGGAGGCAACAGTCTTGAACTATTGGAGTCCAAATGGTGAAGACCCACTCAGTGCTTTTGGGAAGAAAGTTCCAGGGTTTTGTTCCAGTGATAGTTAAGCGATTGCATTTGGGCTCAGTCAGGATGGTgtttgacttggaggggaacttcaagatggtggtattcccaggTATCtcagctcttgtccttctaagcCTTTGaagtcataggtttggaaagtgctgtcagggGATGCTTGATGTATTCCTGCTccgcatcttatagatagtattCACGACTACTGCTGTACCAGCGTGTTTGTAGGGAATAGATATTTAAGGTGGCATGTGGGGTCCTGATCGAGTACgatgttttgtcctgaatggtatttGGACTTGAGAGTGCTGTTGACGTAGAAAAGAGCCAGTCAAGTGTGGAATTGAAAAATCCAGCATGAGTTACGAAGGTACTTAAAGGAGAAAAAGGATTTAAAGAGGAAAATGATAAAATTCCAACTTCGGAGCGACTTTATTCAACACAATCAGCCAGAATTATTAATGCTTTGAAAATCCAAGCTTGGTATTGCTGCataaaatatataatcatttTTGTGGCATATGTACTTTCTACTTAAATTTCTTTTTGGAATGGGTTTGTATACTTTGATCAATAATATTAATCTTTTATTACTTGTCCTATTTTCATTTTTATAGATATTTGTTTATTGCTTTCATGGATAGCCTATATCGTACGGCTTTACCAGGAATGGTGTTGGAAGCTGAGATCAAAAGCATGGAACCTATAGTAGCAAATACATCACTTCTCACTTTCACTTTGACCCCATATTTTAAAAGACTTGTTTACATTAGTGGCAGAGGAGGGACAGTCCATCATATATTTTTGGATGGGACAGAAATGGGCTTGAACAGCTTACTGCCATTTGATACGGCCAATATTCAACATATAGTCCATTCTTATAATTTATGGGTTTTAACGAATGGAAAGCAGGTCTATGTTGCAGAAGAATACGATAAGCAGTTGTACCCAATTGAGGTGAGTGTGGAGTCATGCAACGTGAAGGATGGAAACTTTGACAACTTGTTTTTATGGGACTCTTCTACTCAGCCTTTGCCAATACCTCTTCATGAACCTACCCACTTGCAAGTTGTCTTCGGATTCAATTCAGCAGCTTTAAACTGGAGAAAGCCTCTACCAGGGGATGGGCTTGGTATGTTTTTGATTTGGTATATGATCATGTAGTTATTTCTTGGatgaaaataatgcatttttttttgaaaagtttcaaACTAAGGGATAGAGTTGCCTCATTGTCACAGTAAAGATGGTTGCATAAAGGAGAAGTATTTggtgtggaggtggtggaggagacgTAGATAAAGTAATCACTGATTAATCCATTAAAACACTTGTGGTTTATTATGAGCGTGTGAAAACCAGTCAATAAGAAATTAAATTGGAGCTGCTTTGGCATACATGCCATTATGATATAaatgacagttgtgttcctctgcaacctcacgaTACAGAAAACCCTGCCATGGAAAACCCCTATAGAAAGCTGTGCTGTCGAagattgctatagaaaatcgcttaTATCCATTCAGTGGAAACTTGGCATCATCCAAACAATGCTcgcaatttgtcaatcgtgttacagtCAATTCGCATTGACAAAATGCTGGAtataccagaatgacctgtaaaTACTCTGCCAGATTATAATAGTACCCCATATGTTAATTTGTGGGGATGCTAAAAAGATTATAAGTAGGGATCAGTGGTGGAGCGGCTGTGGTCAATTTCAGAGAACTGTGGGATCGAAAGCGAGGGATGCTAATTCAGGGCTCACCCTCTCCAAAAACAGTATGGAGGAAGCTAAGGGCTAGTGAGTCCTCAGATGGCTGAAATTTAagtggaggcaatggcctagtggtattgttgctatactattaatgcagagacccaggttcgaatcctgccatggcagacggTGGAAATTGAATCCagtaaaatttgaaattaagagtctaatgacgaccatgaattattgtcaattattggggaaaaacccacctggttcattaatgtccttgagggaaggaaactaccatccacacccagtctggcctatatgagactccagacccacagcaatgtggttaactcttaattacacactgggtaattaaggatgggcaataagtgctggcctgccggcgatgtcctcatcctgcaataaataaaaaatattagGCTCTCTAGTTCTCGTCCCTCAGCCCCACCTCATCCCATTTAGTATACCTCATCTATGCTAACTCATGCTCTACCATAACAGCCAGTTCATATCCTCAATGCCAACCCACGCCCCATTCAGCCCCATGGACCCTTTGTGTGCTAACTTATGTCAACAAATGATTCCCCCATGTCCCAGTGGCCTTGTATAGCATTTGTGTCAACTCATGTCCTTCCAATCACAATCCATTGCTCTTGTGCTGTCTATACCAAGTTACCCAGTATCCACCATGGACCATGCTGACGTGGTGTGCAGTTAAGTTCCAagtatctatttcagatttcactATGTGAACACTTTCAGAGGTAAAAGTCcattaaatacatttaaatattttcatatcCTTTTAGAAAAACAAGCAGTTGTATTCATAGCCCACATCAAAGAAAGCTACTCCTTTAACTCCTTGGAGCTGTTACTTAAATTCTCCCCCATT comes from the Chiloscyllium plagiosum isolate BGI_BamShark_2017 unplaced genomic scaffold, ASM401019v2 scaf_7987, whole genome shotgun sequence genome and includes:
- the LOC122546737 gene encoding proto-oncogene tyrosine-protein kinase ROS-like, translated to MDSLYRTALPGMVLEAEIKSMEPIVANTSLLTFTLTPYFKRLVYISGRGGTVHHIFLDGTEMGLNSLLPFDTANIQHIVHSYNLWVLTNGKQVYVAEEYDKQLYPIEVSVESCNVKDGNFDNLFLWDSSTQPLPIPLHEPTHLQVVFGFNSAALNWRKPLPGDGLGPNAWQQWSYDLIIINGNISNYKDGICSTNITLHGLSSSTLYTFKIRASSLGGKGPWSSMFQGTTLKEGANPYILAGNEMGIWKVFLDKFTNENKLPSVKNAIDLDWLNSSLYWTNSTGFAHVTSLFDYDSESQVIEGLQNVGALALDWISKTLYWADSETNK